In Helicobacter mastomyrinus, a single genomic region encodes these proteins:
- a CDS encoding rhodanese-like domain-containing protein — MKKLLVYVLCVYFLCACSDSAKEQDKSESAKLVESYPQIVALLEKESAGDTQGEQSMRDALQKAGVSNEQIEEIGSLITRAKLSGYELILPNDLAAKSDEFIIISTLPRGIYNLGLIPHAKHFEFALSPSLNDDGSEWNWEADGLSRAQKEFIELLGDNKDAKIVFYDSGEHIFAPVGSAHLGIMWAKHLGYTQLYRLIGGFDMWKELKLPITTEVPHCCEM, encoded by the coding sequence ATGAAAAAACTACTTGTATATGTGCTATGTGTGTATTTCTTATGTGCTTGTTCGGATTCTGCAAAAGAGCAGGATAAAAGTGAGAGTGCTAAACTCGTAGAATCTTATCCGCAGATTGTGGCATTGCTAGAAAAAGAGAGTGCAGGTGATACGCAAGGAGAGCAAAGTATGCGCGATGCATTGCAAAAAGCGGGAGTTTCTAATGAGCAAATTGAGGAGATAGGCTCACTTATCACACGCGCTAAGTTATCAGGATATGAGCTTATTTTGCCAAATGACCTTGCTGCTAAGAGCGATGAGTTTATCATCATCTCCACATTGCCACGAGGGATTTATAATCTTGGGCTTATCCCTCACGCGAAGCATTTTGAGTTTGCCTTAAGCCCATCGCTTAATGATGATGGGAGTGAGTGGAATTGGGAGGCTGATGGACTTTCACGTGCGCAAAAGGAGTTTATCGAGCTATTAGGGGATAATAAAGATGCTAAGATTGTTTTTTATGATAGCGGGGAGCATATATTTGCGCCTGTGGGAAGCGCACATTTAGGCATTATGTGGGCAAAACATTTAGGCTATACGCAGCTTTATCGGCTTATTGGTGGATTTGATATGTGGAAAGAGCTAAAGCTTCCCATTACCACAGAAGTGCCACACTGCTGCGAGATGTAG
- a CDS encoding Fur family transcriptional regulator, translating into MIGFEKYLREKHLKITPQRIAMLSQIYNNGHMSVEEIYDQIKSTYPSISLATIYKNINALCEANILREIKAPKDKQKYELSSDKHLHVYCEVCGKLEDIKLETSYLENDCGQKSGYAISDISAVLIGTCPQCKEDKQKLDA; encoded by the coding sequence ATGATAGGTTTTGAAAAATATTTGCGAGAAAAGCATTTAAAAATCACGCCTCAACGTATTGCGATGCTAAGTCAAATCTATAATAACGGGCATATGAGTGTAGAAGAAATCTACGATCAAATTAAATCAACATATCCTTCTATTTCTTTAGCCACTATTTATAAAAATATAAATGCCCTTTGTGAGGCAAATATTTTACGCGAGATCAAAGCCCCCAAAGATAAGCAAAAATATGAATTAAGTAGCGATAAGCATTTACACGTATATTGTGAGGTATGTGGCAAACTAGAAGATATTAAGCTTGAAACAAGTTATTTGGAAAATGATTGTGGGCAAAAAAGTGGTTATGCCATTTCTGATATTTCTGCTGTGCTTATTGGCACTTGTCCGCAATGCAAAGAAGATAAGCAAAAATTAGATGCTTAA
- a CDS encoding CapA family protein, producing the protein MRFYRHIMIYGVSLLLLGGCFGSKVGEVQPEGISTKEGDIITISFVGDNILGDYYGSNGETFNWYFKKVGGDYGYFFAKVKHIFENDDMSLANLEGPLTTHNGDRLIKPFAFKGDPSYVEILKRGGIEAVNIANNHTRDYGMQGFKDTQTHLKNAQIFYSGEGILSIYEIRGKKIGMAGHRGWNLGIKEQVKNEIKALREKGADIVIFSFHWGEEREHYPNKIQQEIGRFAIDNGADIIIGHHPHVLQGIEEYKGKKIIYSLGNFVYGGAKNPADKDSIIYQVRFAFNDGQKRLESLSKDMIYITHPKVEQIVHLPQWSELHSFIPVRISGERSFNNYQPIIAEGVDKERIIKRMDTYSSPLNQ; encoded by the coding sequence ATGCGTTTTTATCGGCATATTATGATATATGGAGTTTCACTTTTGCTACTTGGCGGTTGCTTTGGTAGCAAGGTAGGAGAAGTGCAACCAGAGGGCATAAGCACAAAAGAGGGGGATATTATCACCATAAGTTTTGTAGGCGATAATATCCTCGGGGATTATTATGGGAGTAATGGAGAAACATTTAATTGGTATTTTAAGAAAGTGGGCGGAGATTATGGCTACTTTTTTGCTAAAGTCAAGCATATCTTTGAAAATGATGATATGAGCCTAGCTAACCTTGAAGGACCCTTGACTACGCATAATGGGGATAGATTAATCAAGCCTTTTGCATTTAAAGGCGACCCAAGCTATGTGGAGATTCTAAAACGTGGGGGCATAGAGGCAGTAAATATTGCTAATAATCATACGCGTGATTATGGTATGCAAGGCTTTAAAGACACTCAAACCCATCTTAAAAACGCACAGATTTTTTATAGCGGGGAGGGGATTTTAAGCATTTATGAAATAAGGGGCAAAAAAATCGGTATGGCAGGACATCGCGGGTGGAATCTTGGCATTAAAGAGCAGGTGAAAAATGAGATTAAAGCCTTGCGTGAAAAGGGCGCGGATATAGTGATATTTAGCTTTCATTGGGGCGAGGAGAGGGAGCATTATCCTAACAAGATTCAGCAAGAAATTGGGAGATTTGCTATTGATAATGGGGCGGATATAATAATCGGGCATCACCCGCACGTGCTGCAAGGCATAGAGGAATATAAGGGCAAAAAAATCATTTATTCTCTAGGGAATTTTGTCTATGGCGGGGCTAAGAATCCTGCCGATAAAGATAGTATTATCTATCAAGTGCGTTTTGCCTTTAATGATGGACAAAAACGACTTGAATCTTTAAGCAAAGATATGATTTATATCACTCATCCCAAAGTGGAACAAATCGTGCATTTGCCTCAATGGAGCGAATTGCATAGTTTTATCCCCGTGCGTATTAGCGGGGAGCGAAGTTTTAATAATTATCAGCCTATTATTGCAGAAGGTGTGGATAAAGAGCGCATTATCAAACGTATGGATACCTATAGTAGTCCTTTAAATCAGTAG
- the fliW gene encoding flagellar assembly protein FliW, whose product MTYELKMPILGFDDVKKIELEKIDETFSKIRALDGSTPFEMILVNPFSLLSNYDVTIPTADEKLLDLDESRGDKVELYCVVVVQKPIENSIVNLIAPFVFNPANGFCLQVTTLPVAQYPQFSKVQPLKEFLSNEILQTLNQ is encoded by the coding sequence ATGACTTATGAGCTAAAAATGCCTATTTTGGGCTTTGATGATGTCAAAAAGATAGAATTAGAAAAAATTGATGAGACATTTAGCAAGATTCGCGCACTTGATGGAAGCACACCCTTTGAGATGATTCTTGTTAATCCCTTCTCTTTGCTTAGCAATTATGATGTTACCATTCCTACGGCTGATGAAAAGCTACTTGATTTAGATGAAAGCAGGGGCGATAAGGTAGAGCTATATTGCGTGGTAGTGGTGCAAAAGCCTATTGAAAACTCTATTGTAAATCTTATAGCACCTTTTGTATTTAATCCTGCTAATGGCTTCTGCTTACAGGTTACTACCTTGCCTGTGGCACAATATCCGCAATTTAGCAAGGTGCAGCCTTTAAAAGAGTTTTTATCTAACGAAATTTTACAAACTCTCAATCAATAA
- the gltX gene encoding glutamate--tRNA ligase encodes MAHIVTRFAPSPTGYLHIGGLRTALFNYLYARANGGKFLLRIEDTDLARNSTEAAKAIVEAFNWVGLEYDGEVVYQSQRFDTYKQYIKQLLDSKKAYYCYMSKEELEALRAAQEAKKQTPRYDNRYRDFDGTPPAGVAPVVRIKAPLEGEIRFSDGVKGEICIQAKELDDFIIARSDGTPTYNFVVAVDDALMGVTDVIRGDDHLSNTPKQIIVYDALNFTIPRFFHVPMILNPQGRKLSKRDGAMGVMDYYKMGYLPEAILNFLVRLGWSYGDKEIFSLKEMLELFNPNALNSAPSAYNEDKFLWLNAHYIKNTDNAMLEELLSAFNVPKLSPKVREILYPALKDRSRTLVEFAQGFNDVFNAPCEYDEKMRSKLDSTAIMALENLFKDAESDIWESTQNIESYLHHYAAKYELKIGKLMPALRCALLGKSGGIGICEVLATLGKEESCKRIKRLISS; translated from the coding sequence ATGGCTCATATTGTTACACGTTTTGCACCCTCTCCCACGGGGTATTTACACATTGGAGGCTTACGCACGGCATTGTTTAACTATCTTTATGCACGGGCAAATGGTGGTAAGTTTTTACTTCGTATTGAGGATACAGATTTAGCGAGAAATTCCACAGAAGCAGCAAAAGCAATTGTGGAGGCATTTAATTGGGTGGGGTTAGAATATGATGGTGAAGTGGTGTATCAAAGTCAGCGCTTTGATACCTATAAGCAATACATCAAGCAGCTTTTAGATTCTAAAAAGGCGTATTATTGCTATATGAGCAAGGAGGAGCTAGAGGCACTGCGCGCGGCGCAAGAGGCTAAAAAGCAAACACCACGTTATGACAATCGTTATCGCGATTTTGATGGCACACCTCCGGCGGGAGTTGCCCCTGTGGTGCGTATAAAAGCCCCGCTTGAAGGGGAGATACGATTTAGCGATGGCGTGAAAGGCGAGATATGTATTCAAGCTAAGGAACTTGATGATTTTATCATCGCGCGGAGTGATGGCACACCTACTTATAACTTTGTCGTAGCAGTTGATGACGCGCTGATGGGTGTTACTGATGTGATACGAGGGGACGACCACTTAAGCAATACGCCAAAGCAAATTATTGTTTATGACGCACTTAATTTTACTATTCCACGATTTTTTCACGTGCCGATGATTCTTAATCCTCAAGGGCGCAAACTAAGCAAACGTGATGGTGCAATGGGAGTGATGGATTACTATAAAATGGGATATTTGCCTGAAGCGATTTTAAATTTTCTTGTGCGTTTGGGCTGGAGCTATGGCGATAAGGAGATTTTCTCGCTCAAAGAAATGCTAGAGCTGTTTAATCCCAATGCCCTTAATAGTGCGCCTAGTGCCTATAATGAGGATAAGTTCTTATGGCTTAATGCGCATTATATTAAAAATACCGATAATGCTATGCTTGAGGAGCTTTTGAGCGCATTTAATGTGCCAAAGCTTAGCCCTAAGGTGCGTGAGATTCTCTACCCTGCGCTTAAAGACCGCTCCCGCACACTTGTAGAGTTTGCACAAGGATTTAATGATGTATTTAATGCTCCTTGTGAATATGATGAAAAAATGCGCTCAAAGCTTGATAGCACTGCTATTATGGCTTTAGAAAATCTATTTAAAGACGCAGAGAGTGATATATGGGAATCTACGCAAAATATAGAATCTTATCTTCATCATTATGCTGCAAAATATGAACTTAAAATCGGTAAGCTAATGCCCGCTTTACGATGTGCTTTGTTAGGCAAAAGCGGCGGGATTGGTATCTGCGAGGTGCTAGCCACACTTGGCAAAGAGGAGAGCTGTAAGCGAATAAAGAGACTTATTTCATCATAA
- the murG gene encoding undecaprenyldiphospho-muramoylpentapeptide beta-N-acetylglucosaminyltransferase has product MFAITGGGTGGHLAIAKALGEALQDEGKEAIYIGSTLGQDKAWFEHSSLFKQCYFLPSVGVVNKSGLAKLKALFIQSQCVLQAHKILKIHQVQCVISVGGFSAGGASIASVLCRIPLFIHEQNAIKGKLNAILTPFAKAIFGSFKADSKHFIRTSYPVRDEFFTSARVRTHIENLLFLGGSQGAKGINDFALQIASKLLERGITITHQCGERDYERVKAKYEEMGILTKIELFAFDTHLVKRLQKADICIARAGASSLWEMSANGLIGVFVPYPYAAKDHQYYNALYFTNEDLGLLMRESVLDIKAVLDFLDTMRGDALSQKSQQVMDKIKPNGAKEILGHIARLMQK; this is encoded by the coding sequence ATGTTTGCAATCACAGGGGGCGGCACAGGTGGACATTTAGCCATTGCTAAGGCTCTAGGTGAGGCTTTACAAGATGAGGGCAAAGAAGCCATTTATATAGGTTCGACTTTGGGACAGGATAAAGCTTGGTTTGAACATTCCTCACTTTTTAAGCAATGCTATTTTTTGCCCTCTGTGGGCGTGGTGAACAAAAGCGGTTTGGCTAAGCTAAAAGCCCTTTTTATACAATCTCAATGCGTTTTACAAGCACATAAGATTCTAAAAATTCATCAAGTGCAATGTGTGATTAGTGTGGGGGGATTTAGCGCTGGGGGCGCGAGTATAGCGAGTGTGCTATGTAGGATACCGCTTTTTATTCACGAACAAAATGCGATTAAAGGCAAACTCAATGCCATTCTCACACCCTTTGCTAAGGCCATTTTTGGCAGCTTTAAGGCAGATTCTAAACATTTTATCCGCACATCTTATCCGGTAAGAGATGAGTTTTTCACCTCTGCGCGAGTGCGCACACATATAGAGAATCTGCTGTTTTTGGGTGGTTCTCAAGGGGCAAAGGGCATTAATGACTTTGCCTTGCAAATCGCATCTAAGCTTTTAGAGAGAGGAATTACAATCACTCATCAATGCGGAGAGAGGGACTATGAGCGTGTGAAGGCAAAATATGAGGAAATGGGGATTTTAACAAAGATTGAACTTTTTGCCTTTGATACTCATCTTGTCAAGCGTTTGCAAAAGGCAGATATTTGCATAGCACGTGCGGGGGCTTCTAGCTTATGGGAAATGAGTGCAAATGGGCTTATTGGTGTATTTGTCCCCTATCCATACGCGGCAAAGGATCATCAATACTACAATGCGCTTTATTTTACAAATGAGGACTTAGGGCTTTTAATGCGGGAATCTGTCCTTGATATAAAGGCGGTTTTAGACTTTTTAGACACTATGCGGGGTGATGCTTTGAGCCAAAAATCGCAGCAAGTAATGGATAAGATTAAACCAAATGGGGCAAAAGAGATTTTAGGGCATATTGCTAGGCTAATGCAAAAATAA
- a CDS encoding LysE/ArgO family amino acid transporter: MYSFWQGFLVSFGLCSAIGAQNAFVIKQAIKKEHTLFVCATCVSCDVVLMSVGVLGFGSIFAESALWSKILAILGAIFLCYYGISSCKAALQSHKGISIQKDSTHSSLSHTIRAALSITLLNPHVYLDAIVLLGSLGVSVQSQVAFLIGCIGASMAWFALLGFGANALSNYFTSPLAWRILEGIVACMMFGIAISLIIFALA, from the coding sequence ATGTATAGTTTTTGGCAAGGATTCCTCGTCTCTTTTGGGCTTTGCTCGGCTATTGGGGCGCAAAATGCCTTTGTTATCAAACAAGCTATTAAAAAAGAACATACTTTGTTTGTATGTGCTACGTGTGTATCGTGCGATGTGGTGCTAATGAGTGTTGGCGTGCTGGGCTTTGGGAGTATATTTGCTGAATCTGCCCTATGGAGTAAAATTTTAGCGATTTTGGGCGCAATATTTCTATGCTACTATGGCATATCTTCTTGCAAAGCAGCCTTGCAATCACACAAAGGCATTTCCATACAAAAGGATAGCACTCATTCATCACTCTCACATACTATTAGAGCAGCCCTTAGCATTACGCTTCTAAATCCACACGTATATTTAGACGCCATTGTCTTACTTGGTAGTCTTGGAGTGAGTGTTCAATCTCAAGTAGCTTTTCTTATAGGCTGTATAGGTGCTTCTATGGCGTGGTTTGCGCTGCTAGGTTTTGGGGCAAATGCACTTTCAAACTATTTCACCTCACCTCTTGCGTGGCGGATACTTGAAGGGATTGTCGCTTGTATGATGTTTGGCATTGCTATTAGTCTTATTATTTTTGCATTAGCCTAG
- a CDS encoding valine--tRNA ligase, with product MNPTTQNPQENKKGYAHKDIESRFYRLCEERGYFDIAGNKHLWQSPNPKSFCIMMPPPNVTGVLHIGHALTFTLQDIITRFKRMDGYKTLYQPGLDHAGIATQNVVQKQLLAQGLDKDTLGREAFIAKVWEWKEKSGGAILNQMRHLGITPAWSRLRFTMDQGLQNAVKKAFVQWYNQGLIVQDYYMVNWCVADGALSDIEVEYEENHGKLYYLRYPIADSTQALIVATTRPETFFGDTAVMINPNDERYKHLVGKNVILPILNRPIPIVADSHVDMEFGSGCVKVTPAHDMNDYEVGKRHNLPSIVVFDQKGILNENAGEFAGRDRLEAREAIVQRLQELGFIEKIEDYSNQVGKCYRCGNVVEPYISKQWFVKKEAAQKAIAKVNDGELRFFPPQWINNYNAWMRELKDWCISRQLWWGHRIPVWYCQCGEKVATESENPTCPKCHKMITKQDEDVLDTWFSSGLWAFSTLGWGNGDTQAQSSLYDDTDLATFYPNSLLITGFDILFFWVARMLLSGESLLQALPFKDVYLHALVRDENGQKMSKSKGNVIDPLEMIQTYGADVLRFTLAILCAQGRDVKLSTQVLENTKNFTNKLYNATQFLNMYLEQLGGEIAKQKGFANLKDMEIKTPLGQYMYARLCLATNEVRQALESYRFEQGASILYRFLWGEFCDWGVELAKASKDSIYELGAIFKSALLLLHPYMPFITDYLWHSLSASDIESADSIMIAPYPKAQDRSDNAGAKLIHQFELIQDVIVCIRRLKAMFELGNAPIGDVYVKIHTPLDESLLTQFVCKMLKIEHLHFTQTKVEGCVGDVGEHCECYVRLSGIDLSSFVARLSHQKQKLEKEIAKLESMLGNEKFIQNAPKAVLEQNRLSLTRTQEKYDKICAELKVLSSS from the coding sequence ATGAATCCCACAACTCAAAATCCGCAAGAAAATAAAAAGGGCTATGCCCATAAAGATATAGAATCACGATTTTATCGGCTGTGTGAGGAAAGGGGATATTTTGACATAGCAGGTAATAAGCACTTATGGCAAAGCCCTAACCCTAAATCTTTTTGCATTATGATGCCCCCGCCAAATGTGACAGGTGTGCTTCATATAGGACACGCACTTACTTTTACTTTGCAAGATATTATCACACGTTTTAAGCGAATGGACGGATATAAAACGCTCTATCAGCCCGGCTTAGATCACGCAGGGATTGCCACGCAAAATGTCGTACAAAAGCAGCTTTTAGCACAGGGCTTAGATAAGGATACATTAGGACGTGAAGCATTTATCGCTAAAGTGTGGGAATGGAAAGAAAAAAGCGGCGGGGCGATTCTTAATCAAATGCGTCATTTGGGTATCACCCCGGCTTGGTCGCGGTTACGCTTTACAATGGATCAGGGCTTACAAAATGCTGTTAAAAAGGCATTTGTGCAATGGTATAATCAAGGCTTAATCGTGCAGGATTACTATATGGTAAATTGGTGCGTGGCAGATGGCGCATTATCAGACATTGAAGTAGAGTATGAGGAAAATCACGGCAAACTCTACTATTTGCGCTATCCTATTGCAGATTCCACACAAGCACTTATCGTGGCTACCACTCGCCCGGAAACATTCTTTGGTGATACTGCCGTGATGATAAATCCTAACGATGAGCGGTATAAACATCTCGTTGGCAAAAATGTAATCTTGCCTATTCTTAATCGCCCTATACCCATTGTCGCGGATTCTCACGTTGATATGGAGTTTGGAAGTGGTTGCGTGAAGGTAACTCCCGCGCACGATATGAATGACTATGAAGTGGGCAAAAGGCACAATCTCCCTTCAATCGTGGTGTTTGACCAAAAAGGTATTTTAAATGAGAATGCGGGGGAATTTGCGGGGAGGGATAGACTAGAGGCTAGAGAGGCTATCGTGCAGAGATTGCAAGAGCTAGGCTTTATCGAAAAAATAGAGGATTATAGCAATCAAGTGGGTAAATGCTATCGCTGCGGCAATGTCGTAGAGCCTTATATCTCTAAGCAATGGTTTGTCAAAAAGGAAGCCGCACAAAAGGCGATTGCTAAAGTCAATGATGGGGAATTGCGCTTTTTTCCACCACAATGGATTAATAACTATAATGCGTGGATGAGGGAGTTAAAAGATTGGTGCATTTCACGTCAGCTTTGGTGGGGGCACAGAATCCCGGTGTGGTATTGCCAATGCGGTGAGAAAGTCGCCACAGAGAGTGAGAATCCCACCTGCCCTAAATGCCATAAGATGATTACAAAGCAAGATGAAGATGTGCTTGATACGTGGTTTAGCTCCGGCTTATGGGCGTTTAGCACTCTAGGCTGGGGCAATGGCGATACACAAGCTCAATCCTCGCTTTATGACGATACGGATTTAGCAACATTCTATCCTAATTCCCTGCTTATCACAGGATTTGATATTTTATTTTTTTGGGTAGCACGTATGCTTTTAAGCGGGGAATCTTTGCTTCAAGCATTGCCCTTCAAAGATGTCTATCTCCACGCCCTTGTGCGTGATGAAAATGGGCAAAAAATGAGTAAAAGCAAGGGAAATGTGATTGATCCTTTAGAGATGATACAAACCTATGGCGCGGATGTGCTGCGATTCACTCTTGCGATATTATGCGCTCAAGGGCGTGATGTGAAGCTTTCCACACAGGTGCTTGAAAACACAAAAAATTTTACAAACAAGCTTTATAACGCCACGCAATTCCTCAATATGTATTTAGAGCAGCTTGGCGGCGAGATTGCAAAGCAAAAGGGCTTTGCAAACCTTAAAGATATGGAGATAAAAACGCCATTAGGACAGTATATGTATGCACGTCTCTGTTTAGCGACAAATGAAGTACGTCAGGCGTTAGAGAGCTATCGTTTTGAGCAGGGTGCGAGTATTTTGTATCGCTTTTTGTGGGGGGAATTTTGCGATTGGGGGGTTGAGCTTGCTAAGGCGAGTAAAGATTCTATCTATGAGCTAGGCGCAATTTTTAAGTCCGCCCTTTTACTCCTGCACCCTTATATGCCCTTTATCACGGATTATTTATGGCATAGCCTTAGCGCGAGTGATATAGAATCTGCAGATTCTATTATGATTGCTCCTTATCCTAAGGCACAGGATAGGAGCGATAATGCAGGAGCTAAGCTAATACATCAATTTGAGCTAATACAAGATGTGATAGTGTGTATCCGTCGCTTGAAGGCTATGTTTGAGCTTGGCAATGCGCCTATTGGCGATGTCTATGTGAAGATCCACACTCCACTTGATGAGTCTTTACTTACACAATTTGTATGCAAAATGCTTAAAATAGAGCACTTGCACTTTACGCAAACAAAGGTTGAGGGCTGTGTGGGCGATGTAGGTGAGCATTGTGAATGCTATGTGCGCTTAAGCGGCATTGATTTAAGCTCTTTTGTCGCTCGTCTTAGCCATCAAAAACAAAAGCTTGAAAAGGAAATAGCGAAGCTAGAATCTATGCTAGGTAATGAAAAATTTATACAAAATGCTCCTAAAGCCGTGCTAGAGCAAAATCGCTTGAGTTTAACACGGACACAAGAAAAATATGATAAGATTTGTGCTGAACTTAAAGTGCTATCATCATCTTAA
- a CDS encoding ATP-dependent helicase gives MPLSQLNAEQAAAASAPSGHNLIIASAGTGKTSTIVGRIAYLLNQGYAPKDILLLTFTNKASSEMILRVGKIFSEDVAKNIESGTFHAVAYRYLREHQHIHLKQPKELQILFKSLYDKRVFVDREHNKPYSAQYLYECYSLFVNSATKSSFGTWLIERNLQQELYTPIYEDLMAEFSELKNTHHYADYNDLLLLYRKAVSGLDKPLFAEVLCDEYQDTNPLQDSILNALSPPSLFCVGDYDQSIYAFNGADIGIISSFKHKYSDAQVFTLSKNYRSSKHILHLANKVIEKNERIYPKRLEVVKQGEFAPPKLIVYDELFLQYQGIAKRIATSNLPYEDTAIIFRNNSSADGIEASLRELNIPSKRKGSVSFFDTKEVSLLLDICSLVHNPRDMMAYIHTLSYGKGIGNSIAKDIYEALFALGAGDCHKGMFEPDHTIRAYKQKHKNTQLGLFDDFFTLESQGRFDAHISPSFASHPILQHPKIHKDGAMFLSDFYEMLHQIHHLKSPKTLVSYITQSPFFVGIMRSLANTRAKNKDGSIDSTRFDNVLESINRKCKLLFDLSKNHNDLGKFLNAMILGSSEATEGSGVHLLSVHASKGLEFQNVYVVDLMEGRFPNRKLMSKSGSLEEERRLFYVAITRAKENLILSFAKKDMLKNIDYAPSVFLYEGELLHKESVI, from the coding sequence ATGCCGCTTTCACAACTTAATGCAGAACAAGCAGCGGCAGCAAGTGCGCCAAGTGGGCATAATCTCATTATCGCTTCAGCTGGCACGGGGAAAACCTCTACGATTGTAGGACGTATCGCCTATCTTTTAAATCAAGGCTATGCGCCTAAAGATATTTTACTCCTTACCTTTACTAACAAGGCAAGTAGCGAGATGATATTGCGCGTGGGGAAAATCTTTAGCGAAGATGTAGCTAAAAATATAGAATCTGGCACATTTCACGCAGTAGCCTATCGCTACTTACGGGAACATCAGCATATCCATCTCAAGCAACCCAAAGAACTGCAAATACTCTTTAAAAGCCTCTATGACAAGCGAGTATTTGTAGATAGAGAGCATAATAAACCATATTCCGCACAATATCTTTATGAATGCTACTCGCTCTTTGTAAATTCTGCTACCAAAAGCTCTTTTGGCACTTGGCTTATAGAGAGAAACCTCCAGCAAGAGCTTTACACGCCTATTTATGAAGACCTTATGGCAGAATTTAGCGAACTCAAAAATACCCATCACTATGCAGACTATAATGACTTGCTTTTGCTATACAGAAAGGCTGTATCGGGGCTTGATAAACCACTTTTTGCCGAAGTGCTTTGCGATGAGTATCAAGATACCAATCCCTTGCAAGATTCTATACTGAATGCGCTCTCCCCGCCAAGCCTCTTTTGCGTGGGGGATTATGACCAAAGCATTTATGCCTTTAATGGCGCAGATATTGGTATTATCAGTAGTTTTAAACATAAATATAGTGACGCGCAAGTTTTCACATTGAGCAAAAATTATCGCTCAAGCAAACATATCTTGCATTTAGCCAATAAAGTCATAGAAAAAAATGAACGCATTTATCCTAAACGTCTAGAGGTAGTCAAGCAAGGAGAATTTGCCCCTCCTAAGCTTATAGTCTATGATGAGCTTTTTTTGCAATATCAGGGCATTGCTAAACGTATCGCTACAAGTAACTTGCCCTATGAGGATACGGCGATTATTTTCCGTAACAATTCAAGTGCTGATGGGATTGAGGCGAGTCTAAGAGAGCTAAATATCCCATCTAAGCGCAAGGGAAGTGTGAGCTTTTTTGACACAAAGGAGGTGAGTCTCTTGCTTGATATTTGCTCCCTCGTGCATAATCCGCGTGATATGATGGCGTATATCCACACGCTAAGTTATGGCAAGGGCATAGGCAATAGTATCGCAAAGGATATTTATGAGGCACTTTTTGCCTTAGGTGCAGGAGACTGCCATAAAGGTATGTTTGAGCCAGACCACACTATAAGGGCATATAAGCAAAAGCATAAAAATACACAACTTGGGCTTTTTGATGATTTTTTTACTTTAGAATCTCAAGGGCGATTTGATGCGCACATCTCTCCATCTTTTGCCTCACACCCAATTTTACAGCACCCTAAGATTCACAAAGATGGCGCAATGTTTTTAAGCGATTTTTATGAAATGCTTCATCAAATCCACCATCTTAAAAGTCCTAAAACACTTGTAAGCTATATCACCCAATCTCCATTTTTTGTAGGCATTATGCGCTCACTTGCCAATACAAGGGCGAAAAATAAAGATGGTAGCATTGATAGCACGCGATTTGACAATGTCTTAGAATCTATCAATCGCAAGTGCAAACTTTTGTTTGATTTATCAAAAAACCATAATGATTTGGGCAAGTTTTTAAATGCGATGATTCTAGGCTCAAGCGAAGCCACGGAGGGAAGCGGGGTACACTTGCTAAGTGTGCATGCAAGCAAGGGGCTAGAGTTTCAAAATGTGTATGTCGTGGATTTAATGGAGGGGAGATTTCCCAATAGAAAGCTTATGAGCAAAAGTGGGAGCTTGGAGGAAGAGAGGAGGCTATTTTATGTAGCTATCACCCGCGCGAAAGAAAATCTTATCCTTTCTTTTGCCAAAAAGGATATGTTAAAAAATATTGATTATGCCCCCTCGGTTTTCTTGTATGAGGGAGAATTACTACACAAAGAGAGTGTGATATAG